A DNA window from Parabacteroides johnsonii DSM 18315 contains the following coding sequences:
- the holA gene encoding DNA polymerase III subunit delta: MAKKEYTYEEICRDIVAKKFAPVYIMMGDEPFFMDQITDLLLENVLEESERDFNQIIMYGADADAASIINAARRFPMMSKYQLVVVREAQLIRDIELLSNYVKNPLMSTVLVVNYKYKNLDRRKALASATDKTGVLFESKKIPDYKMPAFIASFMQLRSIGIDGKAAQMLSDFLGNDLSRLSKELDKLALILPEKGVKRITPELVEQNIGISKEYNNFELIKALAMKDVLKANRIAQYFEKNPKSNPIQMTLPVLFNYFSNLLICYYTKDRSEAGLMAALGLRGTFQVKDYLLGMRNYSAMKVFNLISEIRMTDARSKGVENTSVSDAELLKELLYKILH, encoded by the coding sequence ATGGCAAAAAAAGAATATACATACGAGGAAATATGTCGGGATATCGTTGCAAAAAAATTCGCTCCTGTCTATATAATGATGGGTGACGAACCATTTTTTATGGATCAGATAACAGACCTGCTACTCGAAAATGTATTAGAAGAATCCGAACGGGATTTTAACCAGATTATCATGTACGGAGCAGATGCGGATGCAGCATCTATAATTAACGCAGCCCGCCGTTTCCCGATGATGTCAAAATATCAGTTAGTGGTTGTCCGGGAGGCTCAATTAATTCGTGATATCGAGCTTCTGTCGAACTATGTTAAGAACCCATTAATGTCAACCGTTTTGGTTGTCAATTATAAATATAAAAACTTAGATCGCCGCAAGGCGCTGGCTTCTGCGACGGACAAAACCGGAGTGTTGTTCGAGTCCAAAAAGATTCCTGACTACAAGATGCCGGCATTTATCGCTTCGTTCATGCAACTGCGTTCGATAGGGATAGACGGAAAGGCGGCCCAGATGCTTTCTGACTTCCTTGGAAACGATTTAAGCCGCCTGAGTAAGGAATTGGATAAGCTGGCGCTGATCCTGCCTGAAAAAGGCGTAAAACGCATCACGCCGGAATTGGTGGAGCAAAATATCGGAATCAGTAAAGAATACAATAACTTTGAACTGATAAAGGCACTTGCCATGAAAGATGTCTTGAAGGCGAACCGTATTGCTCAATACTTCGAGAAGAACCCGAAAAGCAATCCGATTCAGATGACCCTTCCTGTATTATTTAACTATTTCTCGAACCTCCTGATTTGTTATTATACGAAGGATCGTTCCGAAGCCGGCTTGATGGCGGCACTCGGACTTAGAGGAACATTTCAGGTGAAGGATTATCTTTTAGGGATGCGAAACTACTCGGCGATGAAAGTGTTCAACCTGATCAGTGAGATCCGTATGACGGATGCCCGTTCGAAAGGAGTGGAAAATACTTCTGTTTCCGATGCCGAACTTTTAAAGGAATTGCTCTATAAAATCCTGCATTGA